In Juglans microcarpa x Juglans regia isolate MS1-56 chromosome 1S, Jm3101_v1.0, whole genome shotgun sequence, the genomic stretch GTGGACTTGCAAGATTGTTACGTGTTACAAAATTAATCATATGGGATGAAGTCCCTATGTCAAAAAAACAATCTATTGAAGCATTAGACATAATGCTCCGAGACATCAATGATTCTGAATTATTATTTGGTGGCAAAGTCGTTgttttttgtggagattttcgACAAATTTTACCTGTTGTTCGTAAAAGTACAAGACAAGAACAAATTGATGCAAGCTTACTCTCCTCTTACATATGGCCTGCTCTGACAAAGATTTCATTGACTCAGAACATGCGAGCAAGATTAGatacaaaattttcagattatttGCTTCAACTAGACAATGGAATATCTCCAATTACAATTGAAGAAGAGACGCGAATTCTTGATGACATGCTTATCAGTTATGAAAATGATTCTAATTCTTTGCAAAAATTGatagatattattttttgtaatattcatGATTACTCAGAAAATTTATCTGAAATATTGAATCGTGTTATATTGACTCCAAAAAATACCtctgttgatgaaataaatgtcACACTTATACAAATGTTTCCAGGCGAACTAAAACAATACTATAGTTTTGATGAACCAATTGATACATCTGAACAGAGCGTTATGAAAGATTTTTTGAATACTTTGACACCAAATGGGGTTCCACCTCATGAATTactgcttaaaaaaaattgtccaatCATGTTGCTTAAAAACATTAATCTTTCAGAAGGCTTATGCAATGAAACACGTCTGATATGTTGCAATTTTGAAAGTAACGTCATTGATGCAGAAATTGCAGTTGGTCACCATAGTAGTAAAAGAGTTTTTATACCAAGAATCTCATTCTTGCCAAATGGTGATGAAAACAATGGTTTCTCATTTAAGAGAACTGAATTTCCTATTAGATTAAGTTTCGCGAAGACAATCAACAAAGCACAAGGTCAAACATTAGATTTCATAGGGATATATCTGCCACATCCCGTGTTCTCTCATGGacaactatatgtagcattatcAAGAGCCAAGACAGCTTCTTCAGTAAAAATTCTGATAAGGCCAACATCAATCGATAGATCTCAACAGAAtcgcacaaaaaatattgtgtatagaGAATTACTAAGTTTGGCATTTTCATCTTAGGATCATGCAAGTAAAGTGATTCAATAATTTAGAttcatgttattattttataaacctCCAAATTTAAATgctaatgaatttttttttctttttttacatatgCAGTTTTCAAGATGCGAAAACTTTATACATCTATCAGAGATATCACACCAAGCACAAGAAATTGGAAAGTCAAAATGCTTGTAGCAGAAAAATCTCCAAAACGCACAGCTCAGCATTTACCATTAAAATATCAACACTTAATCTTAGTTGATGGGGAGGTATGATACTGATTGTCttgtaaatttacaaagaattaTACCTATATACTTAATGATATAAAATTTGTTCTTAATAATgataatcatatattaatttgtgctgaaaatatattattttaatattttgcagGGCAATCAAGTGCAAGCAACCATATTTGACAAAGATATTGATTCACGTGATGACACTTTGCATGTATTCCAGTCATATTATATCAGTAATGCTTACGTGAAGTCATTGGATCctaaatataaaattgaaactCATCAATACCAATGGATCTTAAATTCAAGGACAATAATTGAAGAAATTACAAATGATGAAGAAGCACTGCAGCCGCCAGTTTATGATATTGTTCCATTTAGTGAACTTTATAGTTATAAAGATTCCATTGCAGAGATGGgtaaatattcatttaaaatttttaaatcctttcataactatatttattaacaaatttaaaactataaacatgatttgttagatttgttcggaattgcattatatattaaGCCAAGTAGAGAAGTGAAGACAACAAATGGTTCCAAAATCTTGCAAGAAATATATTTGGTTGATCAAAGGTAAacatattctttaaattatgtatttattttattgcatttccaataataatttttttctaatttcatctATTGACATCATATTATTGTTTGCTCCTGTTTCAATTTTGTAGCTTAAATCCTGTGTGCTTGACTTTGGGGGGTCGGTTTGTTGATGCTGAATGTCAACAAATTTCAGAAATTATTGGAACTAAACCGATCATTTTTGTCAGGCGGTTAAAAGTCACTTCTTATAATGgtattattgaaaaattcagaattctatatttttttttatataatacgttcATACAACAGCTAACACATCGTTTTAACTTAAAACTCTCTTTGTCATCTCAACCAACAAGTGTGTTCACAATAAATCCCACAATTCTTGCTGCAGCATCATTGCAAGAATGGTAATACATGTTTTATTcctttcatttaattttaaaacaaactcttattaattttttttttcaatatataattgttacattttcaaaagttattatttgtttttaatctcTCTTAAATTTTTGCAGGGCAAGAATCAATAATTTTTTGCTTgaagatgtatttataaaatttttgaatccAACACACACATTTGCCATTGCTCATACTGTCTGGAAATTAACAAACATTTTTGATGTTGCAGAACTTCTCAAGGCTTCACAACCTGGAATagtaaattatattcttaacaatatttttttaattatcaattaTTACAACGCAATTATTTTAATACTTCTATGATTACAATGAAAAATTCTCATGTTACCATTGCAAGCACATGAGCATTGCACAACCACGATATGTACCTTTCTTCTAAACCTTTAGTTCACATCGCTTGCTTGAAAAGTTTAGCATATATTTTCTATACATTCTAACAGATAATTATATCTTTGTTGATAATAGTTGTCGAGCGTATGTTGAAGTTGATGATGGTACAGGACAGCTAGCTGCAATAGTATTTGGTGAAATTGTAGAAAAAACATTAGATTATTCAGTAATTCATTTCATGAATCATACTAGCAAGGTaatataatactatatttttaaaacttcttcaattcaaataatacaattataaattaaaacataatttttataataaattctgtatttttttgCAGGAGCATTTACCATTCTTAGAAGGTATGGCTAAAGAAATTTcggaaaaaaaatggataattgAACTCCGTGCAGATGTAGAACAAATGAGCCAACAAcgatataaaaattttaatatccTATCAATTAAttctgcaaaagaaaaagaaatatgttagTTACTATGGTTCTAGCTTACTTTGATTGTTGTTAGAACTTAAATCAaactaaattttataaacttatatcAAGCTTCTTTTGCATAGATATTCCTATGATTATAGTATGGACTTTGGTTATCGTTTAGGACTAAAACTAAACTACATTTTGTAAGCTTGTATCAAGCTTTttgcatatattatttgttttgtttcacaatttgatttttttttttcaattaggttataactttttattgttatatgatttataaatttgtaagggaatataaatttttttataatgtaattatgttatttttatttctatctatttatattttatatataaaaaatgagcatatatattttatctccGGTGGGCAAACGTCCCTTGACGTTTGATCACtactagtattatatatatataaagaaaaccaAAGCTGTGAttactctctatctctctctctctgacctATCCCCGCGTTGCCTCTCTGTCCTCTCCCTTCCCGTCCGTTTCTCAAGTCTCGACTCCCCCGCCCCAAAAGCAAAGCAATACCAAAACCTCCCTGTATTTACTTACAAGTACTGAAGGCATCTCCTAGCTGGAGATTTAAGAGCGATAGCAAGACAAACGAAGTTAGAGGGTGACATTATTTGAAAggtattactatttttttttctcgttcTTTTTTTAACTCTCTCTCCGATCCTGTTTCTTTTCCGTTGCACCTAATCGTGTAATTTCGGTTCCGATCTATAGGCTAAGTCTTGCCTAATCTTGGCCTTTTCCAATCTGTCTCTTCCTCTGCCTTATATGACTCTTTCccttctctttcatttccaCAACCCCACAATCCAATTAACTTCCTTTTTTCCCTTTCGGGTGGCATTTCTTTTCGATTGTAacgttttccttttcttgtattctttggttcttttttcttcattatttatCAAGTGTAGATCCGTTTGTTTCtggtttgtgtttttctttttggttcagttgtaaaaatttgaaacttgtCTGTGGGTTTTCTTTATGGAGGGCTTAGATTTTCGTCGGCGTGGTTTAGTGGTAAGGATTAATGGGTTCTTGTCATTTCTTGGGTTTTTCTCtagaatatatagaattttaaaatgcTATTTTACGTTGTACGATT encodes the following:
- the LOC121247303 gene encoding ATP-dependent DNA helicase PIF1-like, which gives rise to MYYLRILLNHIRGPLSFGHLKTINGVITPTFREAATLHGLLESDTSLEDCLCEASLYQMPYSLRRLFATILVYCNPTNPREPWEHFEESMSADFKRVGNNSANIRKEVLRHISSTLESMGKDVNMFHFLNHDISFDEDEHQSREINDESIIMISEEDLIASTILNDEQRYAYDSILQKVFSNQAGSFFIDGPGGTGKTFIYKALLATLRSKQFIALATASSGVAASILPGGRTTYSRFKIPLNFDKNNICNVSKQSGLARLLRVTKLIIWDEVPMSKKQSIEALDIMLRDINDSELLFGGKVVVFCGDFRQILPVVRKSTRQEQIDASLLSSYIWPALTKISLTQNMRARLDTKFSDYLLQLDNGISPITIEEETRILDDMLISYENDSNSLQKLIDIIFCNIHDYSENLSEILNRVILTPKNTSVDEINVTLIQMFPGELKQYYSFDEPIDTSEQSVMKDFLNTLTPNGVPPHELLLKKNCPIMLLKNINLSEGLCNETRLICCNFESNVIDAEIAVGHHSSKRVFIPRISFLPNGDENNGFSFKRTEFPIRLSFAKTINKAQGQTLDFIGIYLPHPVFSHGQLYVALSRAKTASSVKILIRPTSIDRSQQNRTKNIVYRELLSLAFSS